In one window of Massilibacterium senegalense DNA:
- a CDS encoding HD-GYP domain-containing protein, with the protein MRVETKNVQPGFVLEEDVYVLASDPLMLKGTVLTKELIDILEVFLIPYVEVFDIPKVEEQNNLTEQADPTVKKAVQTSSVFSQMTKEYKAMLKKYQSGGKVDILKVRSFFVPIVTNVLEDKNVFFKFYEEFDKQEYFSQHLLAVGMLSALLGKELGYSTGDCTQLGIAGLLCDIGMTKIPEKVYKKAARLTSSERNEIKKHPVYSYKMIKDLPSLTEEAVLGVLQHHEREDGSGYPLGLKGEKQTRFSKVIAVSDVFVALISDRSYQEKVTLFEALEIMNVQERKKYNREVMKQLTNLIILYICTK; encoded by the coding sequence ATGAGAGTTGAAACGAAGAATGTACAACCAGGGTTTGTTTTAGAAGAAGATGTGTATGTTCTAGCAAGCGACCCACTTATGTTGAAAGGGACTGTTTTAACAAAGGAATTGATTGACATTTTAGAAGTTTTTCTTATCCCATATGTAGAAGTTTTCGACATACCAAAAGTAGAAGAACAGAACAATCTAACTGAACAAGCGGATCCGACAGTGAAAAAAGCAGTTCAAACATCTTCTGTATTTTCACAAATGACAAAAGAGTACAAAGCAATGTTAAAAAAATATCAATCAGGTGGGAAAGTAGATATTTTGAAAGTAAGAAGTTTCTTCGTTCCTATCGTAACGAATGTGTTAGAAGATAAAAATGTCTTCTTTAAGTTTTATGAAGAATTTGATAAACAGGAATACTTTTCCCAACATTTACTTGCTGTTGGGATGTTATCTGCTCTTTTAGGGAAAGAATTAGGGTATTCAACAGGCGATTGTACCCAATTAGGTATTGCGGGATTGCTTTGCGATATCGGAATGACAAAAATTCCAGAGAAAGTGTATAAAAAAGCAGCGAGGTTAACAAGTAGTGAACGAAATGAAATAAAAAAACATCCTGTTTACTCGTACAAAATGATTAAAGACCTCCCTTCTTTAACGGAAGAAGCGGTATTAGGTGTGCTGCAACATCATGAAAGAGAAGATGGTTCTGGATATCCATTAGGATTAAAAGGGGAAAAACAAACGCGGTTTTCAAAGGTTATTGCTGTTAGTGATGTATTCGTTGCACTTATTTCGGATCGATCTTATCAAGAGAAAGTAACGTTATTTGAAGCGTTAGAAATCATGAATGTGCAGGAAAGAAAAAAATATAATAGAGAAGTAATGAAACAATTGACGAATCTAATCATTTTATACATTTGTACAAAATAA
- the pdxS gene encoding pyridoxal 5'-phosphate synthase lyase subunit PdxS — MAFTGTDRVKRGMAEMQKGGVIMDVVNAEQAKIAEAAGAVAVMALERVPADIRAAGGVARMADPRIVEEVMGAVSIPVMAKARIGHIVEARVLESLGVDYIDESEVLTPADEEYHLDKRKYTVPFVCGCRDIGEAARRIGEGASMLRTKGEPGTGNIVEAVRHIRKVNAQVRKVVHMSEDELMTEAKLTGAPFEVLLQIKDHGRLPVVNFAAGGVATPADAALMMELGADGVFVGSGIFKSENPEKFARAIVQATTHYQDYDLIAKLSKDLGTAMKGVEISTLDASERMQDRGW; from the coding sequence ATGGCATTTACAGGTACAGACAGAGTTAAACGTGGAATGGCAGAAATGCAAAAAGGCGGCGTTATCATGGACGTTGTCAATGCAGAACAAGCAAAAATCGCAGAAGCAGCAGGTGCAGTGGCAGTTATGGCACTAGAACGTGTTCCAGCGGACATCCGTGCAGCTGGTGGCGTAGCTCGTATGGCAGACCCTCGCATTGTAGAAGAAGTAATGGGCGCAGTTTCTATCCCAGTTATGGCGAAAGCTCGTATTGGTCATATTGTAGAAGCGCGTGTATTAGAGTCTTTAGGCGTAGACTACATTGATGAAAGTGAAGTATTAACACCAGCGGATGAAGAGTATCATTTAGATAAACGTAAATACACAGTTCCGTTCGTATGTGGATGCCGTGATATCGGAGAAGCAGCTCGTCGTATTGGAGAAGGAGCTTCTATGCTTCGTACAAAAGGTGAACCAGGAACAGGAAATATCGTAGAAGCAGTTCGCCACATTCGTAAAGTAAATGCACAAGTTCGTAAAGTAGTACATATGAGCGAAGATGAATTAATGACAGAAGCAAAACTTACTGGTGCTCCATTCGAAGTATTACTTCAAATTAAAGATCATGGTCGTCTTCCAGTAGTAAACTTTGCTGCAGGTGGGGTAGCAACTCCAGCAGACGCTGCGTTAATGATGGAATTAGGAGCGGATGGTGTATTCGTAGGTTCTGGTATTTTCAAATCTGAAAATCCAGAAAAATTTGCTCGTGCAATCGTTCAAGCAACAACTCATTATCAAGATTATGATTTAATTGCAAAATTATCAAAAGATCTTGGTACTGCAATGAAAGGTGTCGAAATTTCTACATTAGACGCTTCAGAACGTATGCAAGATCGCGGTTGGTAA
- the serS gene encoding serine--tRNA ligase yields MLDSKYLRENLEDVKRKMKYRGEELGDIDQFLTLDETRREIIQKVEQLKQTRNEVSQQVGQLKREKKDATEIIAKMRAVGDEIKTYDEKLREVEEKLQQLLMEIPNVPHDSVPIGESEDDNVPIRFWGEKPTFDFEPKPHWDVATELGILDFERAAKVTGSRFTFYIGAGAQLERALISFMMDLHSEEHGYTEALPPYLVNRLSMTGTGQLPKFEEDAFKIREEDYFLIPTAEVPVTNLYREEILDGAELPIAYCAYSACFRSEAGSAGRDTRGLIRQHQFNKVELVRFVKPEESYEQLELLTGHAEKVLQLLGLPYRVMSMCTADLGFTAAKKYDIEVWLPSYNTYREISSCSNFEAFQARRANIRFRREKGSKPEYVHTLNGSGLAIGRTVAAIIENYQQEDGSIVIPDVLRPYMRNCTKIEK; encoded by the coding sequence ATGTTAGATAGTAAATATTTACGTGAAAATTTAGAGGATGTAAAACGAAAAATGAAATATCGCGGGGAAGAATTAGGAGATATCGATCAGTTTTTAACATTAGACGAAACGCGCCGCGAGATCATTCAAAAAGTAGAGCAATTAAAGCAAACGCGTAACGAAGTATCACAACAAGTTGGGCAATTAAAACGTGAGAAAAAAGATGCGACTGAAATTATCGCAAAGATGCGTGCGGTAGGCGATGAAATTAAAACGTACGATGAAAAGTTACGAGAAGTAGAAGAAAAATTACAACAATTATTAATGGAAATCCCGAATGTTCCACATGATAGCGTACCAATCGGAGAAAGCGAAGATGACAATGTTCCGATTCGTTTCTGGGGTGAAAAGCCAACGTTTGATTTTGAACCGAAACCGCATTGGGACGTTGCGACAGAGTTAGGTATTTTAGACTTTGAACGCGCAGCAAAAGTAACCGGAAGTCGCTTTACGTTTTATATTGGAGCAGGTGCTCAATTAGAACGTGCCTTAATTAGCTTTATGATGGACCTTCACAGCGAAGAACACGGGTATACAGAAGCGTTGCCACCGTATTTAGTAAATCGTCTTAGTATGACGGGTACAGGGCAATTACCGAAGTTTGAAGAAGATGCGTTTAAAATTCGCGAAGAAGATTATTTTTTAATCCCGACTGCTGAAGTTCCGGTAACGAATTTATACCGAGAAGAAATTTTAGACGGAGCAGAATTGCCGATTGCGTATTGTGCGTATAGTGCTTGCTTCCGTTCAGAAGCGGGAAGCGCAGGACGTGATACACGCGGGTTAATTCGTCAGCACCAATTTAATAAGGTAGAATTAGTTCGTTTTGTCAAACCAGAAGAGTCTTACGAACAATTAGAATTATTAACAGGTCATGCGGAAAAAGTATTGCAATTATTAGGATTACCATATCGCGTTATGAGCATGTGTACGGCTGATTTAGGTTTTACAGCTGCAAAAAAATACGATATTGAAGTATGGTTACCTAGCTATAACACATATCGAGAAATTTCTTCTTGTTCTAACTTTGAAGCATTCCAAGCTCGACGTGCCAACATTCGTTTTCGTCGCGAAAAGGGAAGCAAACCGGAATATGTGCATACATTAAACGGTTCGGGATTAGCCATTGGTCGTACGGTAGCAGCCATCATTGAAAACTACCAACAAGAAGACGGTTCTATCGTCATTCCAGATGTGTTACGTCCATATATGCGTAATTGTACTAAAATTGAAAAATAA
- the pdxT gene encoding pyridoxal 5'-phosphate synthase glutaminase subunit PdxT produces the protein MVKIGVLGLQGAIAEHVKALQAQDDVEVVVVKRPEELVGLDGLVLPGGESTAMRKLMDPFHFVEALQSFGQEGKPIFGTCAGMILLAKKINGQENVHVALMDTVAERNAFGRQRESFEATLPVKGVADDFEAVFIRAPYIDQVGDNVEVLATYDGHIVACQDGPFLASAFHPELTEDYRMHAYFVELVKNSKKA, from the coding sequence ATGGTTAAAATTGGTGTATTAGGATTACAAGGTGCAATTGCCGAACATGTAAAAGCTTTACAAGCGCAAGACGATGTTGAAGTGGTCGTTGTGAAACGTCCAGAAGAACTTGTTGGCCTAGATGGTTTAGTTCTTCCTGGGGGAGAAAGTACTGCGATGCGAAAATTAATGGATCCTTTCCATTTTGTCGAAGCATTACAAAGCTTCGGGCAAGAAGGAAAGCCTATTTTTGGAACATGTGCCGGAATGATTTTATTAGCGAAAAAAATTAACGGCCAAGAAAATGTTCATGTAGCATTAATGGATACTGTTGCAGAGCGTAATGCATTTGGACGTCAACGTGAAAGTTTTGAAGCTACTCTTCCTGTAAAAGGGGTAGCGGATGACTTTGAAGCAGTATTTATCCGAGCACCTTATATTGATCAAGTGGGGGACAATGTCGAAGTGTTAGCAACATATGATGGTCACATTGTAGCATGTCAAGACGGCCCATTTCTTGCAAGTGCCTTTCACCCAGAGTTAACAGAAGATTACCGCATGCATGCTTACTTTGTAGAACTCGTAAAAAATAGCAAAAAAGCGTAA
- a CDS encoding YaaC family protein, which produces MSWQEKYEEMIYLFQSEDYTRRFLRDIYQQKKIIEANEKSYENYAVFAQHMKQGIEYLSTLSNIPISIKPTLLYYGMIHFLKACMLVEDPYYPRNTQVLAHGITTRRKKKKQYDFFYDEIKIQSTGLFPLVSEKMFHVKLCVHEKYSLLCLFYHLAELAFLFRELRNETIAIPAKTIDPFTLSMPKHAYKEYVKMTPSYHDGRITNCQDTILISFSKPISPFVSFPFAYTVTNDVYLLTNQPKEPLIHEILVHYALLYYVSMLSRYDANCWLHLLQPANDEYLFLLKYLDIASKKIPLFTFEYLLQKAEGVWAPTE; this is translated from the coding sequence ATGTCATGGCAAGAAAAATATGAAGAAATGATTTATTTGTTTCAATCTGAAGATTACACAAGAAGATTTTTACGTGATATTTATCAACAAAAAAAAATTATAGAAGCTAATGAAAAGAGTTATGAAAATTATGCTGTTTTTGCGCAACATATGAAACAAGGGATTGAATATCTTTCTACTCTATCTAATATACCCATTTCCATAAAACCTACACTTCTTTATTATGGAATGATTCATTTTTTAAAAGCATGTATGTTAGTAGAAGACCCTTATTATCCAAGGAATACACAAGTATTAGCGCATGGTATTACCACGAGAAGAAAAAAGAAAAAACAATACGATTTTTTTTATGATGAGATTAAAATTCAAAGTACAGGTCTTTTTCCTCTTGTTTCAGAAAAAATGTTTCACGTGAAACTTTGTGTTCATGAAAAATATTCCTTGCTTTGTTTGTTTTATCATCTAGCAGAACTAGCTTTCTTGTTTCGAGAACTTCGCAACGAAACAATTGCGATTCCTGCCAAAACAATCGATCCCTTTACACTTTCTATGCCGAAGCATGCGTATAAAGAGTATGTAAAAATGACCCCTTCCTATCATGATGGGAGGATAACTAATTGTCAAGATACTATTTTAATTTCTTTTTCAAAACCAATTTCACCATTTGTATCTTTTCCGTTTGCTTATACCGTAACCAATGACGTATACTTGTTAACCAATCAACCGAAAGAACCATTGATCCATGAAATACTCGTCCATTATGCATTACTATATTATGTAAGTATGTTAAGTCGTTACGATGCCAACTGCTGGCTCCACCTATTGCAACCAGCAAATGACGAATACCTCTTTTTATTAAAATACTTAGACATCGCCTCCAAAAAAATCCCCTTATTCACCTTTGAATATTTACTACAAAAAGCGGAGGGCGTTTGGGCACCGACAGAGTAA
- the guaB gene encoding IMP dehydrogenase: MSKWEQKFSKEGLTFDDVLLVPNYSEVLPRDVCIKTELTETLKLNIPLISAGMDTVTEAEMAIAMARQGGLGVIHKNMSIEEQAENVDRVKRSESGVITNPFYLTPNNQVFDAEHLMGKYRISGVPIVNEDKKLVGILTNRDLRFIEDYSIRIEEVMTKENLVTAPVGTTLKEAEKILQKYKIEKLPLVDEDGTLKGLITIKDIEKVIEFPNSAKDSHGRLLVGAAVGVTKDALLRVKKLVEAGVDAIVIDTAHGHSKGVLDKVREIRAEYPELNIIAGNVATGEATKALIEAGANVVKVGIGPGSICTTRVVAGVGVPQISAVYDCANEARKHGVSIIADGGIKYSGDIVKALAAGGNAVMLGSLLAGVKESPGTTEIFQGRQFKVYRGMGSVGAMEQGSKDRYFQEGSSAQKLVPEGIEGRVPFKGPLADTIHQLLGGLRAGMGYCGSKDLLTLREEAQFVRMTGAGLRESHPHDVQITKEAPNYSAH; this comes from the coding sequence GTGAGTAAGTGGGAACAAAAATTTAGTAAAGAGGGTTTAACCTTTGATGATGTGTTATTAGTACCTAACTATTCTGAAGTATTGCCTCGCGATGTATGTATTAAAACGGAATTGACAGAAACTTTAAAATTAAATATTCCACTTATTAGTGCTGGAATGGATACCGTAACAGAAGCTGAGATGGCAATTGCAATGGCTCGTCAAGGTGGACTAGGGGTTATTCATAAAAATATGTCTATTGAAGAACAAGCAGAAAATGTTGATCGTGTAAAACGTTCTGAAAGTGGCGTTATCACAAATCCGTTTTATTTAACTCCTAATAATCAAGTGTTTGACGCAGAACACTTAATGGGAAAATATCGGATTTCAGGTGTACCGATTGTAAACGAAGATAAAAAATTAGTTGGTATTCTAACTAACCGTGATCTTCGTTTTATTGAAGATTATTCTATTCGTATTGAAGAAGTAATGACAAAAGAAAATCTTGTAACAGCACCTGTTGGAACAACATTAAAAGAAGCGGAAAAAATTCTTCAAAAATATAAAATTGAAAAGCTTCCTCTTGTGGACGAAGATGGTACATTAAAAGGATTAATTACGATTAAAGATATTGAAAAAGTAATTGAGTTCCCGAACTCAGCAAAAGATAGCCACGGTCGTCTTCTTGTTGGTGCGGCAGTTGGGGTCACAAAAGATGCGTTATTACGTGTGAAAAAATTAGTAGAAGCTGGTGTTGATGCGATTGTTATTGATACAGCTCACGGCCATTCTAAAGGGGTTCTTGATAAAGTTCGTGAAATTCGTGCAGAATACCCAGAATTAAATATTATTGCTGGTAACGTTGCAACTGGTGAAGCAACAAAAGCATTAATTGAAGCGGGAGCAAACGTTGTAAAAGTTGGAATTGGACCAGGTTCTATCTGTACAACACGTGTAGTTGCTGGTGTCGGTGTACCACAAATTTCAGCAGTTTATGACTGTGCAAATGAAGCGAGAAAACACGGCGTAAGCATTATTGCAGACGGTGGAATTAAATATTCTGGTGATATCGTCAAAGCATTAGCAGCAGGTGGAAATGCAGTAATGTTAGGTAGTTTACTTGCTGGAGTAAAAGAAAGCCCAGGAACAACAGAAATTTTCCAAGGTCGTCAATTTAAAGTATACCGCGGAATGGGATCTGTTGGAGCGATGGAACAAGGAAGTAAAGACCGTTATTTCCAAGAAGGAAGTAGCGCTCAAAAATTAGTTCCAGAAGGTATTGAAGGTCGTGTACCATTTAAAGGACCTTTAGCAGATACTATTCATCAATTATTAGGTGGTCTTCGCGCAGGTATGGGATATTGCGGATCAAAAGATTTACTTACTTTACGTGAAGAAGCCCAATTTGTTCGCATGACTGGAGCAGGTTTACGAGAAAGCCATCCACATGATGTACAAATTACCAAAGAAGCACCTAACTACTCTGCTCATTAA
- the gyrA gene encoding DNA gyrase subunit A codes for MEEKNQFGVKEVNLSQEMRTSFLDYAMSVIVSRALPDVRDGLKPVHRRILYAMNQLGMTSDKPHKKSARIVGEVIGKYHPHGDSAVYDTMVRMAQDFSYRYMLVDGHGNFGSIDGDSAAAMRYTEARMSKISMELVRDLNKDTIDYQDNYDGAEREPVVLPSRFPNLLVNGTSGIAVGMATNIPPHQLGEVIDGVLALSENPDITIPELMEYIKAPDFPTGGDILGRDGVRRAYETGRGSITIRAKVHFEQKDSGKVSLVVTEIPYQVNKAKLIEKIAELVRDKKVDGITDLRDESDRNGMRIVMEVRRDANEHVLLNNLYKQTAMQTSFGINLLALVNGRPRVLNLKECLYYYLEHQKEVIRRRTQFELNKAESRAHILEGLRIALDHLDEVISLIRGSRTTDIAREGLMENFGLSEKQAQAILDMRLQRLTGLEREKIENEYKELLELIEELRAILADEEKVLQIIRDELVEIKEKYNDTRRTDIVFDPAFIEDEDLIEVENIVISLTNKGYIKRLPMSTYRSQRRGGRGVQGMTTHEDDFVEHLLTTTTHHTVLFFTNKGKVYRLKGYEIPEFSRTAKGIPIINLLELEEGEDVSEIIPVQEFKEDLYLFFTTKQGISKRSSLKNYENIRRGGLIAIGLREDDELISVRLTNGESHVALATKKGKLICFHETDVRSMGRSAAGVKGIDLREDDEVVGMELVTQDAEILIVTENGYGKRTPTEHYRVQSRGGKGLITCNITDKNGDVIAFKSVTMEEELMIMTEHGVLIRIPIDEISTFGRNTQGVRLMKLHDDDKVSAVARIKKEFLEEEEDLEENTETSSIEETEESNSIEGPKENE; via the coding sequence ATGGAAGAGAAAAACCAATTTGGCGTTAAAGAAGTAAATCTTAGTCAGGAAATGCGGACATCATTTTTAGATTATGCAATGAGTGTTATCGTAAGCCGGGCACTTCCGGATGTTCGCGATGGCCTAAAGCCGGTTCATCGTCGTATTTTGTATGCGATGAACCAACTTGGCATGACAAGTGATAAACCACATAAAAAATCCGCTCGTATTGTCGGGGAAGTAATCGGTAAATACCATCCACATGGCGATAGTGCTGTATACGATACGATGGTGCGGATGGCGCAAGATTTTAGTTATCGTTACATGCTTGTAGATGGACACGGGAACTTCGGTTCAATTGATGGAGACTCCGCTGCTGCGATGCGTTATACAGAAGCAAGAATGTCGAAAATTTCAATGGAACTCGTGCGCGATCTTAACAAAGATACCATTGATTATCAAGATAACTATGACGGAGCAGAACGGGAGCCAGTCGTATTACCGAGTCGTTTCCCTAACCTTTTAGTAAATGGTACATCTGGGATTGCTGTTGGGATGGCAACGAATATTCCTCCGCATCAATTAGGAGAAGTCATTGACGGAGTATTAGCATTAAGTGAAAATCCAGATATTACGATTCCTGAATTGATGGAATATATCAAAGCACCTGACTTTCCGACTGGTGGAGATATTTTAGGACGTGACGGTGTTCGTCGTGCGTATGAAACAGGACGCGGTTCGATTACGATTCGAGCAAAAGTTCATTTTGAACAAAAGGATAGCGGGAAAGTTAGCTTAGTTGTAACAGAAATCCCGTATCAAGTAAATAAGGCGAAATTAATCGAAAAAATTGCTGAATTAGTGCGCGATAAAAAAGTGGACGGAATTACAGATTTACGGGACGAATCAGACCGTAACGGAATGCGAATTGTAATGGAAGTACGTCGCGATGCAAACGAGCACGTATTATTAAACAATTTATACAAACAAACAGCGATGCAAACTAGTTTTGGAATCAACTTACTTGCGCTCGTAAACGGACGTCCTCGCGTGTTAAATTTAAAAGAATGTTTGTATTATTATTTGGAACATCAAAAAGAAGTGATTCGTCGTCGCACGCAGTTTGAATTAAATAAAGCAGAATCTCGTGCACACATTTTAGAAGGATTACGAATTGCATTAGATCACCTAGATGAAGTAATTTCTTTAATCCGCGGCTCACGTACAACAGATATCGCTCGTGAAGGATTGATGGAAAACTTCGGGTTATCTGAAAAGCAAGCACAAGCAATTTTAGATATGCGTCTACAACGTTTAACAGGTTTAGAACGCGAAAAAATTGAAAATGAATACAAAGAATTGTTAGAGCTCATCGAAGAATTACGCGCTATTTTAGCGGATGAAGAAAAAGTGTTACAAATTATTCGCGATGAGTTAGTAGAAATTAAAGAAAAATATAATGATACTCGTCGTACCGACATTGTGTTTGACCCAGCCTTTATTGAAGATGAGGATTTAATTGAAGTAGAAAATATCGTTATTTCCTTAACAAATAAAGGCTATATTAAACGTTTACCGATGTCGACGTACCGTAGCCAACGTCGCGGTGGACGCGGTGTACAAGGGATGACAACGCACGAAGATGACTTTGTAGAACATTTACTCACGACAACGACGCATCATACGGTTTTATTTTTCACGAATAAAGGGAAAGTATATCGTCTAAAAGGATATGAAATTCCGGAATTCTCTAGAACAGCAAAAGGTATTCCAATCATTAACCTATTAGAATTAGAAGAAGGGGAAGATGTTTCGGAAATCATTCCAGTCCAAGAATTTAAAGAAGACTTATACTTATTCTTTACAACGAAACAAGGAATCTCGAAACGTTCTAGTTTGAAAAATTATGAAAATATTCGTCGTGGTGGGTTAATTGCCATTGGATTACGCGAAGATGATGAATTAATTTCTGTTCGTTTAACGAATGGAGAAAGTCATGTAGCCCTGGCAACGAAAAAAGGGAAACTGATTTGTTTCCATGAGACAGATGTTCGTTCGATGGGAAGAAGTGCTGCTGGGGTAAAAGGAATTGATTTACGAGAAGATGATGAAGTCGTTGGCATGGAACTTGTAACACAAGATGCGGAAATTTTAATTGTAACGGAAAATGGTTATGGAAAACGTACTCCAACCGAACATTATCGTGTTCAATCACGTGGTGGAAAAGGGTTAATTACTTGTAATATTACCGATAAAAACGGCGATGTCATTGCATTTAAATCGGTTACGATGGAAGAAGAATTAATGATCATGACCGAACATGGCGTTCTGATTCGCATACCGATTGATGAGATTTCTACCTTTGGACGTAATACACAAGGTGTTCGATTAATGAAACTACATGATGATGATAAAGTATCTGCTGTTGCACGAATTAAAAAAGAATTTTTAGAAGAAGAGGAAGACCTAGAAGAAAATACAGAAACATCATCAATAGAAGAAACGGAAGAATCGAATAGTATAGAAGGACCAAAGGAAAATGAATAA
- a CDS encoding serine hydrolase — protein sequence MNLKWLIMTIIFALLSTIIIQVPTAKAADTAGFDVAAEAALLVDAKTGKILYQKNIDAELAPASMTKMMSEYLVLEAIKEGKLKWNQKVTISEYAHNISQNRSLSNVPLRIDDTYTVKELFEAMAIYSANGATIALAEAVAGSEPKFVDMMNKKAKEMGMPTYKFVNSSGLNNSDLLGKHYPGSDVKEENMMSARSTAILAYNLLKNYPEVLETTSTPKKVFREGTDDAIKMENWNWMLPELIVEYNGVDGLKTGSTDLAGYNFTGTAKRGDMRLISVVMKTNSHLERFRETAKLMDYGFNNFVEKEIIAKNKAVKGHETVNVVDGVEKEVNVKTKESFGIVVKKGEEDLYKPVFYEKKVVAPLKKGETVAYVGAKYKGTETYEFLTKDLAKKERVALVTNQEVEEAGFVRKAWRSFTGWVGDGWDSLVKTVKGWF from the coding sequence ATGAACTTAAAGTGGTTGATTATGACGATTATTTTTGCTTTATTAAGTACAATAATCATCCAAGTACCGACTGCTAAAGCGGCGGATACAGCTGGATTTGACGTAGCAGCTGAAGCAGCGCTGTTAGTGGATGCAAAAACAGGTAAGATTTTATATCAAAAAAATATTGATGCTGAATTAGCGCCAGCAAGTATGACGAAAATGATGTCGGAATATCTCGTTTTAGAAGCAATAAAAGAAGGAAAATTAAAGTGGAATCAAAAAGTAACGATTAGTGAATATGCGCACAATATCTCACAAAATCGTTCTTTATCAAACGTTCCGTTACGGATTGACGATACATATACCGTAAAAGAATTATTCGAAGCGATGGCAATTTATTCAGCGAATGGTGCAACGATTGCCCTTGCAGAAGCGGTAGCGGGGTCTGAACCAAAATTTGTCGATATGATGAATAAAAAGGCGAAAGAAATGGGAATGCCAACTTATAAATTTGTGAATAGTTCCGGGTTAAATAATAGTGATCTTTTAGGAAAGCATTATCCTGGTAGCGATGTGAAGGAAGAAAACATGATGTCCGCTCGTTCAACAGCTATTTTGGCGTACAATTTATTAAAAAACTACCCAGAAGTGTTAGAAACGACAAGTACACCGAAAAAAGTCTTCCGTGAAGGTACAGATGATGCAATTAAGATGGAAAACTGGAACTGGATGCTTCCTGAGTTAATCGTGGAATATAATGGTGTAGATGGACTAAAAACGGGCTCGACAGATTTAGCTGGATATAACTTTACTGGTACTGCAAAACGTGGGGACATGCGTTTAATTAGTGTTGTGATGAAAACAAATTCCCATCTTGAGCGTTTTAGAGAAACAGCTAAATTAATGGATTATGGTTTTAATAACTTTGTAGAAAAAGAAATTATTGCGAAAAATAAAGCCGTTAAAGGGCACGAAACTGTAAATGTAGTCGATGGTGTGGAAAAAGAAGTGAATGTGAAAACAAAGGAATCATTTGGCATTGTAGTGAAAAAAGGGGAAGAAGACTTATATAAACCCGTTTTTTATGAAAAAAAGGTAGTAGCTCCATTGAAAAAAGGCGAAACAGTAGCTTATGTAGGTGCGAAATATAAAGGCACGGAAACATATGAATTTTTAACAAAAGATTTAGCGAAAAAAGAACGAGTAGCTTTAGTAACGAACCAAGAAGTAGAAGAAGCAGGCTTTGTTCGTAAAGCTTGGCGTAGTTTTACAGGTTGGGTCGGAGATGGATGGGATAGCCTTGTGAAAACAGTAAAAGGCTGGTTCTAA